The Triplophysa dalaica isolate WHDGS20190420 chromosome 18, ASM1584641v1, whole genome shotgun sequence genome includes the window TACAATTCTCTTGAGTTCTACTGTAGACATATGGTTTATGCATCAGGCAAGATGCACAAATGTCAGAGTTTAGCAGCAGAGAGAGCGCTGATCATTTCGTCCAATAGTTAAGAGTTATGGTGCAGCGTGTGCAGTATAGTAAGATGCGATTGGACGATGCGCGATGTCAACGAGGAAGCGAGAACACAACATGCGTCTGAGCAACTAAACACGCAGGACCTTGCGTGAGAAAAAGATACAAAATATTATCTTTAATTTGATCCCGAATAAAGTCACGATCTCTACAGTGAGGACGTGAGGTGAACTGAACTTGTTTACGATTGTGTTATAAAGACAAACGGGCAGAATCAGAGGACTAGATAGATTAGGTTTAGTACAGGCttgtttaaattactttctTTATAGATAAACGCTTAATGTGTCTGATAATGGATTTCTGCACTGATGTCATTTAAAGTATTTCATTTAAACGAACAGTCACTGCTGAAAAAATATACAAGCAACCATTCTAATGGATTACgttagttcaccctaaaatgaatcatttactcaccctcagattgtttcagagctgttaaaatgtatttgttctgttgaatacaaagaaatatgtttgaaagaatgtaagaaattttcagttctgggacatcatccactgcCATAtggtctgttgaacacaagtGATGTATTTTAACATCTGGAATCATACATTTTTCGATTTGACTACAATTTAATTGTTCCTgctataaacattcttccaaatatctttctctatccCTATCTCttatttaatggttataatggaaCCTTTATAGGTTTTAATAGAAACTGTAGTGTCTCTGCTGGTAATGTTATATTGTGGGATGTTATGGGGCAAATGAGAACCAATAGAATTCCCATAAATCTTATTAGAATAGGGCTAAACACACTGTTTAGGTTTTGACAGTAAACAGTGttagtaaatgaaaacatatttttttcagcagaggtgtgtttattaatttaggtttatttatttgaaagataTGCTTCTGTCTGTAAGTCATCATGAAACGCTATTTTTATGTATATCCGAGTGAAAtggcttctgaaattagaaaaagcTGTAGGGTAGGGCTGTCTTTTGCTCTTCCCTTtctgattggtttgttgtaagttgaGCCTGGCGAACGCTACAAATGACTGGACAATGGACAGTCAGTTtagtcctacctcttttttgttgGTGAAGAATAGTTGTTGTTGAAAGGGGGAGATGTGGTTAATGTGTTTGATTAGAGATTACAAGAATACATGAATTGAAAAGAAAATGGTGTGGACAGattaatcattaataataatcattgcAAGAGTGCGTAAAACACTTATAATTTTCCTGTTTAATTTCATGGCGACTTTAAAGCAGTGGTTCGCGAACTGGAGGCACCAAGATGGACCCAGGGGGCCACATATGAAATGAAATtatatgcaatcaaacatcagaaaaataagaagaATTAATGTTACAGCATTGTATAactaaatatgttttgggtAATGTTTGTGTTAGGGTCTCCCCTGTATTAAATGGCATTCTCTGGGGAGTCTGCTGTGCTTGTTGCCTCTGTTACTGCGCTGGAGTTTCTGGGCGATGAATTCCTGCTGACAGGTGATTGACACTTAAAAAATAAGTCACAGAAGTGAtcacacccctcacatttttgaaaatattttcatgtacaGCACCCGCAGACATGTGGCCAATTCCTCTCCGCAACCAGCAGAGAGTGAAGACgataacaccaaatttaacacacctgctccccattcacacctgagGCCTTATAACACTaacaaatcacatgacaccgggGAGAGAAAATGGCCAATTCGGCACAACTTGGACATTTTTTCTTAATGATGTACTTACTTTTTTTGCCAGCGgttttagacattaatggctgtgtgctcagttattttgaggggacagcaaattatACAAGCTGTagactcactactttacattgtagcaaagtttcatttcttcagtgttgtcacatgaaaagatttactaaaatatttacaaaaatgtgaggggtgtactcacttctgtgagatactatATATTACAGTTAAATGAACTCTGGTGTGACACTGACTCCGGTTCACTAGTAGCATTATGGTTGACTAACATTGTGGTTAATCTTAAAAGTTTTATAAACCTACAGGATGTGGCAGTTTTCCAAACATAGAATACTTATAACCATTTGTTTATAGTACACGCACAGATTTTGTTTATTCTCGGTTGTTATTTCATGTAACCACCACATTTTAATATCCACATCTTTAAAAGACCTTAATTTACCTGTGAGctattttgtaataatacaaTCTTTTGTATGATGAATTCTTTTTGGCTCTTCTTTTCAGGTGAAGGACCAATCTTGTCTGTGTACAGTCTTCAAACATCACCTACAAAATGTGCGTCTTTGAATGTTCTCCAGAACTTCCGTATCCATGGTATAAGACCTAGAAAGAAACCGCAATCTGAAGAAAGACAACCCAACATCATCATTTCATCTGAAGGTTCTGTTTGGAACGAGGAAGAACGGCTGATTGTTTTTGGAGGTAAAGGTGTGCGTCTCATCACCTTCAGCTCTCAAGGGCAGTGCCTGAAGCCATCTGGCCCTCTATTTGAGCTGCAAGATTGGGTGCTAGACATTCATTGGTTGGAAGGAGATCCCCACACACTTATGGCTGTATCCTTGGCTCACAATGCCCTGCTGCTCCTTGAGGCAGAATCCGGTAACGTTCTTTCCTTCTACTCTTGTGTGGAGACCTGCCTTCTCTACTCTTCACTTATAATTGGCTCAAAGTGGGATTCTTTAGTTTTGGTGGGCGGGACTGTTTTTAACCAGCTGGTGCTTTGGAGACCCAGAGGAACCAAACCTGATGGCCAATCCCAAGTAGAGAGACGTTTGCTGGGCCACAGTGGAGTCATTTTTAATCTCTGCTACCTCCAAAAGCCCGGATGGCTGGCATCAGCCTCGGATGACCGCAGTGTTCGCGTGTGGAATGTTGGCTCGCTTGGGGGAGATGCTGGATGCGGAGAGGAATTGCCCACATGTCTGCGGGTGCTGTACGGACACCAGGCCCGGGTGTTCTGTGTCAGGCTTACACCCACCCGTGTGTTCAGCGCTGGGGAAGATGGAGCATGCTTGCTCTGGGAATGGGAAGGCGAAGGCAAGGTGGGACGTACTTTTAGAGGGCATAGGTCAGGTGGGGTGAGGGCACTGGCTATCAGCGAGGGCAACATGAGCTGTGGAGGGGGGTGGGTCGCAACTGGGGGGGCTGATGGAGAGATAAGAGTGTGGAGAGTGGCGCAAGAGAATAAGAAAGACGAAGAAGAAGCTCAGGTGGATCTGGGGTTCAAAGCACGAGGTTGCCCTAAAGTGATCAGATTAGTGGGTGAAGGTGCAGATGTGAAAACACTAGTCTGTACTGATCAGGGAGAGGTGTGTGTCTATCAAAGTCAAAGTTGGGATGGCATTTGGCAAGGGGGAGTTGACTTCCATTCGTATTGTGTAATGGAGGTCACAAGTATCCAGAAGTCCAGTTCTGTTGTGTGGGTTTGTGCTGTGGGTAATCTCAACGGAGGTGTCCAGGTTTTCCCTGTGGGACAGCCAGATGTGGGTGTGCTGCTTAAAGCTGGTCACGGTAAAGTTCACTCTGTGCTTTGGGTAAAGAGTGTGTTTGACGGGTGTGAGGGTTTGTGTCTACTCGCATCGGGCTCTGAAGGGACGGTGTATAGGTGGAAAGTAACAGTGTTAGAAAGTGAAACAGGCCTGCAAATAGAGAAGAAAATACTTCCTCCCTTTCTGCTACCACCTTGTGCCAAGCGCTGGCTGACCGCTGCCGTTGCTCTATCACACAAAGAGGGGTTGTACCTGTGTGGTGACCGCCGAGGGTCACTGCTGCTCTACATTGAAACGGAGAGAAATGACCAAAGAAATAAAGACTTGAAAGATACAGAGACAGAGAACAGGCAACAGAGAGCAGAGCAAGAAAAACCAAACAAgactgaaaatacatttaatgtaaaggAAAACATTGACCCTCTGTCTCCCATCAGCACCCTCTTCGGTGTCCATGGAAAGCAGGGTGTGACCTCTGTGTGTGAGCATCAGGGTGTGTGTTACACTACAGGTCGAGATGGATGTGTACGAATACTAACTATTGAAGAAAAGGTTCTGACCGTCCGTCGAATTCAGCGAGCCTGCAGAGGAATGGACTGGCTGGAGAAGGTTCTGTTTCTGAACTCTCACAGACCAGAACTAGAAGAGACGATTGAAAGGGTTGAGGAGCGGGAGGAGGTAACACATAATGAAAGTATCACTGAGGCTCGCTTCGTCATGGTTGGCTTCCACTCCATAAACTTTGTTATATGGGACCCACACAGACAAGAGAAACTCTTATCGGTTTCCTGCGGAGGAGGCCATCGATCCTGGGTGTACAGACTCCCgacacacacccacatacacCCTCAGCCACACACGCTCGTACAGGGCACCCTAGTGTTCATCAAACATGGAGCCGTCATCGCGTCTCGTTCACTAGCGTCGACAGAAGCCAATTTGAATGGACACACGCTGAAGGAGGGGTTTCATGGAAGAGGTATCGGATGTGTCAATCGACTTGGTTGTCTCACAAACACATCAACAGAACTTTGGGAAGTTTTTGTTACTGGTGGGGAGGATACCATAGTAAGTGTACTTGCCATTAAACCGCAGAGTGGAACTGTGAAGGTGCTTGCTGTTCTGACGGACCACATCTCGAATGTTCGCACGCTGGCTACTGTCAAAAGAGGAGAAGTGAATGAAAGTGGGATGGATGAGAGCACCTCAGCCCTCTCGTTTATGGTGTTCTCGGCAGGAGGACGGGCCCAGCTGCAATGTTATAGGATTCTGGTTCGTCTGGATGAGCTGCGGGATCAGCCAGTCTGTCAGGTGACTCAGATAGCAGGGCATCGATTGGATGAGCAGTGGGAACGGAAGCGGAACCGACACAAGACTGTCAAAATGGATCCTGAGACTAGGTGTGTAAACGTTTATACTAATACTCTAACTTTAAGTCATTTTTGTCACACGAGAGACAGTTTTGTCACAGAAAAGGTTTCTTGCAAAATGCTACTGACCACTAGAGGTCAGACAAAGCTAACTTACCCAATTGCGGTGTAAACCTCACTGTGGTTGTGTTCTTGTAAAAGAGCAAATAGTAaatgctttttcatttttgcaggTACATGTCTATGGCTGTGGTGCATGACGGGAATGAATGTGTCCTCCTAGCTCTGGGCTGTAGTGATGGTGCAGTAAGGTGCTTTGATTTTTGTGATATTAAGGTCGTCACATTATCAGATTTTCACGATTATTCTGGCCAAAATAATTCACTGTAACAATTTTATTGTTGTAcctattgaaataaaataaatcaattatgcTATCTGTCAAATCGTcgttcattttgtttattttgtgttttttggccAAAGAATAACACTCTTGTAGGGAAGCAGACTGTCATCTGCTATGTTGAAGTGTCGACCATAAACTAACACTGAATTGTTTATGATAATCATATTGGTAATGTGTCAACATGATGTCAGCCATCAGTTATTAATGCCATAGTTCTTGTCAATAATGGTATTTTGTGACACCACTAATATGAATGAAAATTTTAGTGTTtagttttaaatagaaaacatacgtgtttactttaaaatgttgtgttgttttttaggcTGTTCAGTGTGACTGAGAGCAACAGAAGAATTGAGATGCTATGGGAATGTTTTTATCATCAGAGGTGTGTGCTCAGCGTCACTGCACACATGCTGAAGGACTCCCAGGGCAAAGAGTGAGAAAACACTGTATTTATCAAATActtttaattaacattttatgaTTCCATATTTTAATTTCGTACacatattttctctctttctcaggcTTTTGTTGCTGTTCAGTGGCACTACAGATGGTTGTATATCTGTGTGGGATTTAACAGCAGTTTTGAACAGTAAGGCCAGAGTCAGCTGGCAGGGTGAGTCATACACATACCAGACCATAACCACTTTTTAATTTAgtagttatttttatttcatttttgtaagattcatttatgtgaggatgtgatGTTCTTGTATGTGTCTTTTggctttaataataaaaaaatattcaagcGACCTTGAAAAAGGTTATTTGTTGCGCAATTTAGGTTTAGCAAACTTAAGTTATTATACAGTTCATGTCATATTTAATTATCGAGTGGAAATATGCTGTTCAATTTGGATTTTTGTTAGCAATTTTAGAAATATGTGACTTCCCCCATTCAAAtagataggactgtggacttgctatgacgtaaatagctgcccagaggcgttgcaaacatggccgccaagTAGCACAACTTCCGTAAATGGACTTTGGTTTAGAGCATTAATCccattaaaagaaaatttacatcaTATGTCTTGTTTGAAATTATACGTCCAGTGGCTTCGATaccagggttattatagttttgttctCAGTTTTATTCGTCTTTCAAAtgagcttttattttaatatttttagttttaatgtaatattttagtatattttttaataaactttgtTATGTGCgtttgtgatttattatttatttgttattatcatttagtttttcaaataatatttgtgtcaatatttgaattattatttaattaaaatacatttataatagtTTTACTGAACTATAATAACATTGTTTGATACCTTCTATAtgctaataatgatttattctATTTCTGTGTGCATTAGGTCCACCTGCCCCATTCTTTTCCATACCTGTTCACCAAAGTGGAGTCAATACTCTTGCCTTATCACAGTTGAGAGTCCCTGGACAAAGAGAAGAAAATCTCATCTCATTGGCCAGTGGTGGAGATGATGGACAGCTATCTTTGCTGCATATCATAGTAAAGCAAGAACAGCAGGAAAATGGAGGCGTGTCTTTACAGCTGCGTTCTCATTGGTCAGTCCCCTTAGCACACTCTTCCCCCCTTACCGGGTTGTGTTCGATAAGCCCTGACTTGCTGGTTTCAACCTCACCCGACCAGCGCATGTGTTTGTGGAGTGTGAGCAGTGATGGACTGATGGACCCACAGAAGGTGCTGTTCTCACACACTGCAGATGCTGCTGGTTTGTGGGCGTGGTTAGATGCTGGATCAGGGGGAGGAGCCTGGGTTGTTGTATGTGGACAGGGATTGCAGCTGTTTAAGTTAACACAGGGAGATATGGATAAACAGAATAACGATGTGAGGCAAAAAGGTGATGAGAGAAGGAAAGTGATGGTTTCTTGAAGACTTCATAAGGGCTTTAATTTACAttgcatatttataaattaagatACCAAAGAGTTTTAACTGTaaagtttttcaaataaaagcttttaattAATGTGTACATGTAACATTTTCTGTTGTTAACTTCAGTGCTGAAAgggattttttgtgtgtgtatcttGTGAGGTCCTCACACATTTCAACATGGCAAATGGCTCAGTGAAAGTCCCAACTGATATGTTTGGACACCTGGCTGATGCTTATGTAAACCTGATCTGCTAGATCTTGACACTTgtacaaatatgtataattttttcatttggaGTTGGTCCAAGTAGTGAAGAAAAGCAGTCAACAAGTGTACATTCCTTCAAGACATGTTGGTTGAATGCGATCCAGCCCATACTACCATTTAGTATTACCAATTAggttttaattataataaagaataatacaGGTGTGTAAAAaggtttaatttttattatatatgatCTTGCACGtgcttgtgtttattaatgtatgTGGCCCAAAGCTTAAAGGAGGGTTCATAAGTGTataatgtttctgtgttttctggGCTCCAGGCCAGCAGGTAAATATCCACGTgggtgaatgagagagagagagagagagagagggtacACCGAGTGTTGGGGGGCTTTGGCTGTGTAACTAAGTATAAATATTTCACCTCCTTCTCCTATTCCCTTTTGTTCATCATCTTAGCTGCTCAATGGCCAACCCCTTTTAATCCACAGCCGAACGAATGAAACCCAGAGAGAAAGACATCGGAGAGATATAAACTAGCAAAGCTCTATTAGGATTTACCGAATGTGAaagaagattatttttctttttaaatctgaCTAATATTGGAGAAATTGGATTAAATGGCTGTGAAAAGGAGTGAcgcattataaaaatatttatgtgaaaataaaagGGGTAAGTATGAAATAACTATGGAGATGCTTACGCCATCCTGTAATGGAAATGATGATGAATTGTGTGAATGTTGTGCTGCTTAACTGctcaccaaggtcatgggttcaaatcCCAAGGAATTTGTAACCTGTCTTAGATAAGGCTTCTGCGATGCACAGTAAATGTGCTCATTTTAAATGACGTTGGGTCTCTCCTGTAAAAGAGGTCCTGGTGTTCCTTGAGCTTTGGTGAAGGATGTCACGATTGAGCAGAGCTTGTTAATGAACAAGCAGCAGAAGAACAGCAGAATGCCACACAAACGAAAGAAGAACAATGCTGAATTTGAGAAAGTAAGCCCAGaccattattttatatttacaaagacAAATAACCTTACATTTGCATGCTATACAATGTCATCTAAGTGACAGTCATTCAAGTTCATGATTTGTTGATATTTGTCCATGCAGGTCGGTGGAGGGAAGATGTCACGAGATAGGTTTCCTCTGATTGGTTCATCGGGTGGCAAAACTGCAGGTAAAGGTAATGCATCACATGCGACCAACATCAAATGTCAGATTGCTTTTGTATACATTAGATGGAATCAATGAAGCTGTTTGGTTTGTGGTTACCCAACCAGAGGAATATATTTTGGGGAATTGTGGGCTTACAAAATGTAACTTGCGCACCAGTAAGACTGTAAGGGTTGTGCGATTCCCCTGCTCATACATTGATATCCTTGAGGTCATGGTTGTCTTTATGTAACTCAAGACTTACAGTGGTTTAAAAATTCATGTTTGAGGTATGACACTGTATAATTTATAATGTTCTGGAGCAAGACGGTAAGTCTTTTCAAGTTGTATTAACcacattcattattttactCATGGAATGAAAACTGTTATTCTTAAAACCTATTAGAAATTCTAGAGGGAACCCGTGCCGAATGTTTTGCTCGCTCTGCCTACAGACTGACATAACAATTGAACAGCTCTAGGATATTAATATCATGACAAGCTTGTTTTTGATAGATTGTTTTGGAAATTGTTATAATATTAGCCGGTTTGACTGG containing:
- the wdr6 gene encoding WD repeat-containing protein 6, with the protein product MAFSGESAVLVASVTALEFLGDEFLLTGEGPILSVYSLQTSPTKCASLNVLQNFRIHGIRPRKKPQSEERQPNIIISSEGSVWNEEERLIVFGGKGVRLITFSSQGQCLKPSGPLFELQDWVLDIHWLEGDPHTLMAVSLAHNALLLLEAESGNVLSFYSCVETCLLYSSLIIGSKWDSLVLVGGTVFNQLVLWRPRGTKPDGQSQVERRLLGHSGVIFNLCYLQKPGWLASASDDRSVRVWNVGSLGGDAGCGEELPTCLRVLYGHQARVFCVRLTPTRVFSAGEDGACLLWEWEGEGKVGRTFRGHRSGGVRALAISEGNMSCGGGWVATGGADGEIRVWRVAQENKKDEEEAQVDLGFKARGCPKVIRLVGEGADVKTLVCTDQGEVCVYQSQSWDGIWQGGVDFHSYCVMEVTSIQKSSSVVWVCAVGNLNGGVQVFPVGQPDVGVLLKAGHGKVHSVLWVKSVFDGCEGLCLLASGSEGTVYRWKVTVLESETGLQIEKKILPPFLLPPCAKRWLTAAVALSHKEGLYLCGDRRGSLLLYIETERNDQRNKDLKDTETENRQQRAEQEKPNKTENTFNVKENIDPLSPISTLFGVHGKQGVTSVCEHQGVCYTTGRDGCVRILTIEEKVLTVRRIQRACRGMDWLEKVLFLNSHRPELEETIERVEEREEVTHNESITEARFVMVGFHSINFVIWDPHRQEKLLSVSCGGGHRSWVYRLPTHTHIHPQPHTLVQGTLVFIKHGAVIASRSLASTEANLNGHTLKEGFHGRGIGCVNRLGCLTNTSTELWEVFVTGGEDTIVSVLAIKPQSGTVKVLAVLTDHISNVRTLATVKRGEVNESGMDESTSALSFMVFSAGGRAQLQCYRILVRLDELRDQPVCQVTQIAGHRLDEQWERKRNRHKTVKMDPETRYMSMAVVHDGNECVLLALGCSDGAVRLFSVTESNRRIEMLWECFYHQRCVLSVTAHMLKDSQGKELLLLFSGTTDGCISVWDLTAVLNSKARVSWQGPPAPFFSIPVHQSGVNTLALSQLRVPGQREENLISLASGGDDGQLSLLHIIVKQEQQENGGVSLQLRSHWSVPLAHSSPLTGLCSISPDLLVSTSPDQRMCLWSVSSDGLMDPQKVLFSHTADAAGLWAWLDAGSGGGAWVVVCGQGLQLFKLTQGDMDKQNNDVRQKGDERRKVMVS